The Fibrobacter sp. genomic interval TCAGACCTGTTCCTGTTGAGCGCAATCGGGTCGGGCATTCCTTTTGGCATCCCGGACTTTATTATGTGGCGTATCATCGGGGGGCTCGGTATTGGAATGGCAAGCATTATCGCACCGATCTACATTGCAGAAACTGCGCCAGCCCACTTGCGTGGACGCTTGGGCTCATTGCAACAGTTCGCTATCGTGATAGGAATTTTTGTAGCGCTCCTTTCGAACTACCTCATCGTACGCATTGCGGGTTCGGCAAACAATCCGATGTTCGGCCACATCAAGGCATGGCAGGTGATGTTCTGGGTCGAAATTATCCCGTCGGTAATTTACGGCTATGCCGCCTGGAAGCTCCCTGAATCGCCCCGTTACCTGATTCACAAAGGGCTTCTGGACGAAGCCAAGAAAGTCATTGCCAAGATCAATCCCGAAGGGGTTGACGAAGAGGTTGAAAAGATTCAGGGTTCCTTCAGCAATAAAAAGCCCGCCAAGTTCACCGATTTGTTGGAGGTCATTAACAAGAAGGAGCGGATCACTCCGGTTTTGTGGGCTGGCTTGGGCCTTGCTATTTTGCAGCAGCTGGTTGGCATCAACGTTATCTTCTACTACGGCACCATGCTCTGGCAGAGTGTGGGCTTTGGTGAAAGCGACGCGTTCCTCACCAGCGTGATTTCTAGCGCCATCAACTTGGTGATGACCGTTGCCGCCATTTTGCTTGTGGACAAGCTAGGCCGTAAACCCCTTCTGCTTATCGGTAGCGTTGGCATGGCGGTGACCTTGAGTACCCTTACGATTTGCTTTATGAGTAGCGGTGGCGCAGCCCTGTCTGATTCGGCTGCCTTTGTGGCCCTGATAGCGGCAAACCTCTACATCGCCTTCTTTGCGGCGACCTGGGGCCCTGTGATGTGGGTGATGCTGGGCGAAATGTTCAACAATCGTATCCGCACTATCGCCATCGCCATTTGCGGGTTGGCCCAGTGGTTTGCAAACTTCGTGGTCACCTGGACATTCCCCGTGCTCACGGGCGAAGACGGCTTTGGCGTTGGTCCCACCTACGGTATCTATTCGTTCTTTGCCATATTCAGCATCTTCTTCGTGGCAAAATTTATCAAGGAAACCAAGGGTAAACAGCTAGAAGATATGTAATTGCGAATTGATTAATGCAAGTGCATAATCACGGGCCGGTTCTTGCCGGCCTCTGTCTTATGGATGGTAAGCTTGCCCGTGCTGTCGTAGCTGAACTGTTCGCCGACGCGTTCGCCGTTTACGAAGGAGAGGCTATCTCGTAGGACGCCGCTTTTGTACCAGTTGCGTAAAATTCCGTTCCGCTTGCCCTCTTTCCAGAAGGCTTCGCTTGCAAGTTTCCCGCCTAGGCTGTCGGGGTAGAAACTCCGGCTTATGGCAATCTCGCCGTTTTCCCAGATTTCTTCGTAACGCAGGTCGTGCCCTTTCTTGTAGTACCACAGGGTGGCGCCCTTGACGGCGCGATCCAAGACGGCGCTACTGTCCAGGGTCCCGCCTGGAACGCCCGCCACAAAGGATGTCTCGGCGCAAATCATCCCGTAGTTGTATTCGCACTGGCCGTATCCGATTCCCGTCCCGTTCACGAACTCGCTTTCGATTACAAGGTGCAGGTGGCCGTCGTCCAGCCGCCAGACGGAATCCCTTGCTCCCATTTTCCAACGCTCCCGTCTGTAGGGGAGTAACCCGTCTTCGGAAGGAAGGTAGAATTCACGAGGGCCATCCAGCACGCCGTCCGTGTAGCCTTCTGTAACAAGCCAGGAATTCTTTTCGTCTGCGGCGTAGGTGATTTGCGGCCCGTTAAATACTCCGTATCGGCAGCTCGTGGAATGTCTTCGCTTTCCGTTCTCGTAATACTCCATGATGATTCCCGCACTGTCGCCACCATGGCAGCTGTTTTCTTCTTGGATCTTTCCGTTCTTGGACCATTTTTTCCACACGCCTACGGTGTCGCCCTTGTCGTTGTAATGTTCCTCGAAGGCCTTGTTGCCGTTGTAATGAAACCCTTCCCAGTCCCCTACGGGGTGGTCGTCTTTGTAATAACGGACCGCTTCCACTTTCTTGTCGCCGTAATAACTGGTCCATTTGCCTTCGCGTTTGCCCTTTTTGTACTGGCCAACCATCACAACGTTTCCAAGCCCGGTCCAGCGTTTGATTTCACCGTGGGGAACGTTGTCCTTGTAAGGGATCTCGAATTCCTTGATTCCGTTGTTGTACCACTCGTTCCGCTTCAGGATTTCGCCGTCGGGATACACCCATACGGAGGTTTTCTTGACCCCGTTGGCGTGTCGTTCCACCACCTGTTCTTCGGCTCTTTCTACGGTACAGCCGCAAAAGAAGGCGAAAACACAAAAAAAAGTGGCAAAATGGAGGAATCTCATGGCATTCAAGGTAGAAAAAAGGTAATTTCTTTTTGTGGAAGAATTGAAAAACAAGTCTATCAAGGAAACTTTCCGCTCCAAGCTGAAAACTCCCTGGGTATGGATGGTGGTGGCCCTGACGGTAGGGCTCACTATATTGTTTTCCCTTTCCCAGAAACCCCAGATGGTCCTTTATTCCCAGTACATCAAGTCCCTTTCGGACTTTCAGCTGCTGGACGCCAGGCTTTCAAAGGATATGGAACGAGCCCGTAGCGGTTACGGTCTGGACACCATGAGAATCTTGTCCGAGACCATGACCCTCAGGGAAATGGCGGTATCCTTCGCCCGCCAGATGGACGAGCTGCAGGGGTTCGGTTTTGAGCGACCGAGTTCTGCTTTGGTAAGCCGTTTCGAGCGGGAGGTCTTGGGCAAGGTTTCTACGGCCAGGCGTTATTTGACGGTCAGGACCCAGTGGCTGAGTTCCTGGCAGCAACTGTCTTATGTGGTAAACAGCCTGCCCGACAACCAGGAATACGTGGTCCGGGAACTTCTGGATTCTGCCAGAGCGGGGTTCCCGGTGGTGCGGCCCGAAGGTCTTGGACTTCCGGATAGTATTACGCCCCAGTTGGATATGCTTCTGAACATCAACGTGGATCTTTCTCATGCCTGGGCCCGCATCGACAACGATGCCGCCATGCTGAACAGCGAGGAACTCATACAATTTTTCCAGATGGAACGGCTAAACGAAATCGCCCTGAACGCAAAGATTCCCCTGGTCTTCTACTTCTTGACCTTGGTGCTTCTTTTAGCTACATTTTTCTTTATGTTCCGTTCCAAGCAATAGTTTTCGATGCCCAGATTTCGTTCAAGACGCTCTATCTATTTCAATTTTGCCTTGCTGTTCTTGTTGGCGGTGGTCTGGTGCGTGTCCTACGCGGGGCCTGTGTTGCAGAGCTTTTTCAAGGAAGAACACCTTTTTTATGGACAGGTCTCCTATGCCGCTATCCCGAGCGTCTTTGGAGGCAGCAACGTTCCGTTTTTGGACAAGACTTTCTTTAGGATAAACGGTGACGACAGCGCTACCTTTGTCCTGTACGCGTCAGAAGAAATGCTGGACGAAATGTCGGATTGGTTCAGCTTTGCCGCCATCAACGTGGGGGATGTTCCTCTGGAAATCAGTGCCGTTAGGCTGTCTGACAACCGCTATATCGTCAAGTCCTTGGCCTCGACCTACGGTGAACTGGACTGGGAAACGGTGTCGGAATACCAGCTGGTCAACTCCCTGATAGCCCTTGGAATCATTGGGGTCTGTTCTGTCGGTTTCCTGATATTCTTTATCCTCGCCATAAGAAACAAAAGATGAAACCTCTTTGGGTGCTGTTGCTTGCCGTATCCCTGGCCCTCGGGGCTAGTCGGGATCCCTTGACGGTTTCGGTTCTGCCGACAAAGGCTACCGGCACTGTGTTGCGGGTACCTGTTGGAATCTGGTGGCCTGAATACGATTCAAAGGCCAAGGCGTCGTTTCCTGGACATGCAGCGAAAAAGGATGTGGTGGTCTGGTTCCACGGCGGCATGACCAGCGGCAACTGTCAAAAGGGCTTGGTGGCGGGGGAGGCCTTTTCAGATATTTTCCTGGATGTGGTGGTGTTGAGCGCTTCGGCCTGCAAGGAAAACCATTGGGCGACGGAGGTTATGGTTTCTGCGGTGGATGCGGCCCTGGATTCCATTGCCAGGAGGCGGAGGGGATTTGTAGAAGAGGTCTCCCTTGTGGGCGTCTCTGACGGCTCTCTTGGGGTTCTGGTTTATTCTATGTACGGGAAACGCCGGGTGAAGAACCGGCTTTTGGTAAGTTCCTATGGCAAACTGTTGGGGGAGGCCCCCGCTGTTGCGGCATTTCCTAAGATGAACTCTGGAAGGTGGCGCTTTTTGCAGGGCGGTGCCGACAGGCTCTATCCTCCGTCGGAGACAATCCCCTGGATTCAGGATTTTTGCAGGAATGTGGGGGCGGACTGCGACC includes:
- a CDS encoding sugar porter family MFS transporter produces the protein MSNANPQMKHIVLITLSAAIGGFLFGFDSSVINGANGALKAHFNATDYELAWSVSLALIGAAIGAFFAGRIADAFGRVRCMLFASDLFLLSAIGSGIPFGIPDFIMWRIIGGLGIGMASIIAPIYIAETAPAHLRGRLGSLQQFAIVIGIFVALLSNYLIVRIAGSANNPMFGHIKAWQVMFWVEIIPSVIYGYAAWKLPESPRYLIHKGLLDEAKKVIAKINPEGVDEEVEKIQGSFSNKKPAKFTDLLEVINKKERITPVLWAGLGLAILQQLVGINVIFYYGTMLWQSVGFGESDAFLTSVISSAINLVMTVAAILLVDKLGRKPLLLIGSVGMAVTLSTLTICFMSSGGAALSDSAAFVALIAANLYIAFFAATWGPVMWVMLGEMFNNRIRTIAIAICGLAQWFANFVVTWTFPVLTGEDGFGVGPTYGIYSFFAIFSIFFVAKFIKETKGKQLEDM